Proteins from one Cyclopterus lumpus isolate fCycLum1 chromosome 11, fCycLum1.pri, whole genome shotgun sequence genomic window:
- the LOC117739237 gene encoding repetitive proline-rich cell wall protein 1-like — protein MQVSPHAGFPHAGFPPCRFPPMLVSPMQVSPMQVSPHAGFPQVSPHAGFPPCRFPPMLVSPMQVSPHAGFPPCRFPPMQVSPMLVSPMLVSPHAGFPTCWFPPCWFPHMLVSPMLVSPMLVSPHAGFPHAGFPHAGFPPCWFPPCWFPPMLVSPMLVSPMLVSPMLVSPHAGFPHAGFPPCWFPPCWFPPMLVSPMLVSPMLVSPMLVSPMLVSPMLVSPVKPLLTLKLLSLKLLALKLLTLKLLTLKLLSLKLLALKLLILKLLTLKLLILKLLTLKLLTLSSSP, from the exons ATGCAGGTTTCCCCCCATGCTGGTTTCCCCCATGCTGGTTTCCCCCCATGCAGGTTTCCCCCCATGCTGGTTTCCCCCATGCAGGTTTCCCCCATGCAG GTTTCCCCCCATGCAGGTTTCCCCCAGGTTTCCCCCCATGCAGGTTTCCCCCCATGCAGGTTTCCCCCCATGCTGGTTTCCCCCATGCAGGTTTCCCCCCATGCTGGTTTCCCCCCATGCAG GTTTCCCCCCATGCAGGTTTCCCCCATGCTGGTTTCCCCCATGCTGGTTTCCCCCCATGCAG GTTTCCCCACATGCTGGTTTCCCCCATGCTGGTTTCCCCACATGCTGGTTTCCCCCATGCTGGTTTCCCCCATGCTGGTTTCCCCACATGCTGGTTTCCCCCATGCTGGTTTCCCCCATGCTGGTTTCCCCCCATGCTGGTTTCCCCCATGCTGGTTTCCCCCCATGCTGGTTTCCCCCATGCTGGTTTCCCCCATGCTG GTTTCCCCCATGCTGGTTTCCCCCCATGCTGGTTTCCCCCATGCTGGTTTCCCCCCATGCTGGTTTCCCCCATGCTGGTTTCCCCCCATGCTGGTTTCCCCCATGCTGGTTTCCCCCATGCTGGTTTCCCCCATGCTGGTTTCCCCCATGCTGGTTTCCCCCATGCTGGTTTCCCCAGTGAAACCA CTCCTCACCCTGAAGCTTCTATCCCTGAAGCTCCTCGCCCTGAAGCTCCTCACCCTGAAGCTCCTCACCCTGAAGCTTCTATCCCTGAAGCTCCTCGCCCTGAAGCTCCTCATCCTGAAGCTCCTCACCCTGAAGCTCCTCATCCTGAAGCTCCTCACCCTGAAGCTCCTCACCCTGAGCTCCTCACCCTGA